From the genome of Syntrophorhabdaceae bacterium:
GTTGCCGCAAAACCGGATGCGATGCTTTTTGCCGCGTACCTTTCCGATTCGCTCCTTATGATCAGGACACTGAAAGGCATGAAGGCACAGACGAAGTTTTTCTGGGGACAGGATGCCGGCTTCGAGATGGCTGATTTTGCAAAGATCCTTGGTGCGGATATCAACGGTGTCCTGACCAGGACGGTCTTCATCGATAAGATCACAAGGGTGAAAAAGGTTGCCGGCCAGGTCAATGCCCTCTACAAAAAGAAATACGGTGACGATCTGACAGGTGCCACGGCAAGATCAGTTGTTGGTGTTCAGGCCTGGGCATATGTCCTGAACAAAGCAGGCAGCACCGACCCGAAGGCGATCCAGAAGGCCTGCAACGAGATCAACATCCCCGCGAGCGATCTCGTCATGCCATGGGCAGGCGTGAAGTTCGATGCCAAAGGCCAGAATGTCCTCGGCAGAGGTCTCATCGGCCAGTACCAGAAAACAGCGGACGGTAAGATCAGCCTCGAGATCGTCTATCCCTTTGATCTTGCAACGGCCAATTTCATCTATCCTTTCCCGGGATGGAAATAGACAGAGGACGCGAATATGCGAAGATGAGGGGATGAGATTGTCTATGCTGGACGTCTCATCTTCTTAACTTCTCATTTTATTCAAGGTTGGATTTATGCTTATAGCTGACGCACTGCTGCAGGGAATATTGATGGGGCTTCTTTTTGCGCTTGTTGCCCTTGGTCTTACGGTGATCTTCGGGGTGATGGACATCGTGAATTTCGCCCATGGAGAGTTCCTGATGCTCGGGATGTATTCTGTTTACTGGACAAACTTCTTCTTCCATGTTGACCCTCTTATTGCCCTTCCCGTGTCGGCTATTGTCGGTATGCTCCTGGGGCTTGCGTCATATTACTGGTTTATCAAGTACCTGCTCAGGGGACCCGCCATTGCCCAGCTTTTTGGCACCTTCGGGCTCATGCTTTTCTTGCAGTACTTTGCCATGTTCCTCTTCAGCGCCGACTACCGGATGATCAATAAGGGACTCCTTGTCGGAAAAAGTCTCTCTGTCGGACCATTTATCTTCGACTGGACAAAGCTCGCCGCCGGCATCTTAAGCCTCATATCCTTTGCTGTTGTCTACTATTTTCTTCATAAAACAAAAACAGGAAAGGCCCTTCAGGCAACAGCACTGAACAAAGAAGCTGCCTCGTACATGGGCATCAGGACAGACCGGATGAACGCCATCGCATGGGCAATCGGAGGGGGTACCGTGGGTATCGCCGGGGGACTCCTGGTAAACTTCTATTATGCCTATCCAATGGTGGGGATCCTCTTCGTCATGATCG
Proteins encoded in this window:
- a CDS encoding branched-chain amino acid ABC transporter permease, with protein sequence MLIADALLQGILMGLLFALVALGLTVIFGVMDIVNFAHGEFLMLGMYSVYWTNFFFHVDPLIALPVSAIVGMLLGLASYYWFIKYLLRGPAIAQLFGTFGLMLFLQYFAMFLFSADYRMINKGLLVGKSLSVGPFIFDWTKLAAGILSLISFAVVYYFLHKTKTGKALQATALNKEAASYMGIRTDRMNAIAWAIGGGTVGIAGGLLVNFYYAYPMVGILFVMIAFACVALGGFGSIKGVFFAGLLVGILEMIFPVFGQLIGSDFLGPHFKFTIVYLAYFIIVVVRPQGLFGWKN